The Nostoc sp. PCC 7524 nucleotide sequence ATAACCAACACCGCCGCCTAGAAAAATTCTGGTGCCAATGCCGATAAGTTGTAAATTCGGGTCATTAAATAGGGGAGAAATCGCACCAGGGTTAGAATAAACCGCATTACCCAAACGCGGTTGTAGAGGGCCGAGATAAGTATGAAGTTGGCGATCGCCTCCATTCACCCCCACGATAAAATTCTGATAAAGATTGCGCGGATTAAATAAATAAAACTGATTAATAGTGTCGCGGGTAATAGAAGTTTCAAAACTAGCTCTGGGATAACAATCTGTAACTTGTCCTTGCGCTCTGACGTGAACAGGTTTACCTGCGATTAAATCCTCTATCACATGACCGCCACCACGCTCCCGAACTTCTTCCCCATCCATCGTATCCACAGCACAGCTAGCACCCAAATATAAATCAACTGCGCCAAAACCACTGTATGCGGGAACGCCATCCACCCAACAACGGCGAATTTTGATTGGCGGGTCAGTATGTCCCAGGTTAATAATTGCACCACTTGATTCCATCGGCTCAAAAGTGCCAGTGGTGACAACATCAACCTCTTGGGCAACTTTACTCACACCGACTTCTAAAACTCGTGCTTTAAATTCTTCAGATGTTAACACCACCGCAGTTTGACGGTGAATTTTCTCGTTAATTTCCGCAATAGTTCGCATTGTTTATGTAGCGGATTGACATCCTAATCCTGGGTTGATATTTCTGCTAAGTAATTGATTAAATCAGTTAGGCTAGAAAAATCTAAGAGTGCTTCTGCTAAATTTTCTAATTGATTAGTTGATAGCTCATGAATCCTCTGTTGTATTTGAGGATCAAGATTACCAAATCGACGATGAAGCTGACGGATAATCAACGTTGCTTCCCCTTCCTGTTTTCCTTGTTGTAGTCCTTGTTGTAGTCCTTGTTGTAGTCCTTTTTGCAGGATATCCTGATAAATCACAGATTCTTGCATAATTTCCTCACGAAATAGTTGTCGGATCAAATTTTGCTCAAAGCGCAACCCGGCTATCACTTGTACACAAGCTGAGATATTGATTCGCTCATCTGTTTCTTCAATCATATCGACATGGGCTGCAACTTGCTCTAGGAGGGTATTGGGTGAATTAGTTTTAGCTAAAGTTGCTAAAGGTAAAAGTGCCGGGTTAGCTAGCAGTGGCGTGGGATCTTCTTCCCAAATCCGAATCACTCGATATTCATGTCTGGTTTTAGTGTCTACATACTCGGTATGAAAAACTATTTCTGCTGTACTCGGTTGCAGAAATATTACCACCTGCTCAATTTGACACCAGTATTGTCGTTTCAATCTGGTGTAGTAATCCAGCATCCGAAAGTTAATTGGAGGATTGGATGTGGGTAAAGTTTGAAATTCTAGATGCAGAATTTGATTGGATATTTGTAGAAAAGTAACAGCATCAGCTCGAATGGGTTCAAGACTGAGTTCTGTTTTTAGTACCTGGATGTCTGAAGTTTCAGATGAGAGTAACCATCTAGAGAATTCAGCAGGATAGTTTTCTGCTAGGTATTTGCAGATATTATCGTAAGCCAAGGGCGATCGCGTATCAGTAGAGTCAGTAAAATATTATCCCTAATTCTGCGGTAAATTAAAGACTTCTTACTGGCGTGTGTAGCGATGCTTGACACCGATGGGGAAATATTCGCGATCGCCCATTGGTGCTAACATCACTTGGGGTGTTTGGTATTCCTTCGGGACGTAATTGGCGAACTCGCTGTTCAGTCGCAACAGTTGGGTGAGAATTGAATTAGCTATGGCTTGGTGTTTATCTTCACTACCTTCTACCTCTGGTGCTAATTCCACCACTACAGATAAAAATCGATTTTGATCGGCATCTTCTTTTACCTGCAAGACAAACTTACCTGTTACCCATTCTTTAATCACAGGTTGCTCTAACCCTACTGTGACATTTTCGGGGTAGATATTTGCGCCAAAGTAGGAAACTGTAAAATTAGAGCGTCCAAAGACGTAGACGAAGGGTAGTTTGCGAATACCTCTTGGGGAATGGGGAGTAGTAGAAGTCAGATTTTCCAGTGGGTTGAATCCCCAGTTTGCTAAAAACTGAAGCATAGCATCATAGCTGATAATTCCCCCAGTGTCTAAGATGTTATACCGGATTAGGGGAATACCGTTATTGCCAGAAAATAATAATTGCCCATCTTGCACTTCAAAAAAGCGGCTCACTGGATCATACTGCACCAGTGTAGGTAAACGGGATTCTCCAAATAATGCTTTAGCGGCTGTGGGGTTTTGTGCCAAAAAACGCCGAATACAAATACTCAAAGGGGTTTCATTGCCTAATACTCCCGCATCGGCTGTACCGTAAAGTGATGCGGAATCATAGCAGGGATGTTGAGAACCTACCCTTTCGCCTACTAAACTCCGCCATTCTTCGCTAAATACTTCACCTGCCATCACAAATTTAATCTGATAGCGTGGCCATTCCACACCACGAACAATTCCTGTATCAATTACATCTTTCAGAAATGGTGGATATCCTAATAAAACCACCTGTTCAAAATTGCCACCTAGTTCCTGCACTACCCTGAATATTTCGTCTTTATTGTTACCGGGTGTAATCACAGTGATGGGGTAGCCTTTGCTGGCAAGATAGCGACAGCAATTTGTAGTGAACATCCCACCAACCCAAGTACCGAGGGTAAAACAAATTACTGCGAGGGTGCGTTTGGTATCGGCGGCGAAACTGTCGTAAAAAATTTGCTCAAAGCGTGTAGCAATTTGTAATTCATCGGTGAAGAACCGAGGCCAAAATGTCGGCTTACCTGTAGAACCGGAGGAAGCCGCAATCATATCGCAACCTTCTAGCTGCCCGTTGCGACATAAATTAGTTAGAGGATAACGCGAGATATAATTTTCTTTAGCGATCGCTGGAAGTTTCTGAAAATCCGCAAAAGTTTGGATACTATCGGGATTAATTCCTTTCTCTGCTAAGAAAGCTTTGTAAGCAGGCACATCAGCAGCTACATCATGAAATAAATCCAAGACAGCTGATTCACTAGCAGTGTTGATATGCTGCTGTAATAATGCTTCTAGAGGGGTAGATACAAAATCTTCCCATGCCTGGATTGCTTGCTGCCCTCGTAATTTGTTGTTCATCATTAGTTAGTCAATAGTCAATAGTTATTATCCTTATTTCCTTCCCAGTCCCCAATCCCCAATCCCCACTCCTTACTCCGTAAATTAAACTGTATTAGTTGTAGTAATTTCTAAAAACCCTCATCTATCCTTCAGCGCCATGCAGGTATATTGCAGTAAACAACACGCAAATAATAGCAGTAATCGTTTTTGCATTCATTGCGGTGAACCTTTGGCTCTTGCTGTTGGGCAAGTTGTAGATAATCGTTATCGGGTGATACGGCAATTAGGACAGGGTGGGTTTGGACGGACTTATTTGGCTGAGGATACTAAGAAATCAAATCAAACCTGTGTGCTGAAGGAATTTGCTCCCCAAGTTACTGAGAAACAGGATTTACAAAAAGCTAAGGAGTTGTTTGAGCGAGAAGCAAATGTTCTCAAAAAACTTCACCATCCTCAAATTCCGAGGTTTCACGCTTCGCTACAGGTGAAAATCGGCAGTCGGGATTTTTTCTTTTTGGTACAAGATTATATAGAGGGTGATAATTTTGACCAAATCTTAGAACAGCGTCAAAGTCAAGGGAAGACTTTTAGTGAAGAAGAAGTAATTACTTTAATACAACAGATTTTGCCAGTTTTATCTTATATTCACTCTCTAGATGTAGTACACCGTGATATTTCTCCTGATAATTTGATTTGGCGGCGTGGTGATAATTTACCTGTGCTGATTGATTTTGGTGGGGTGAAGCAATTACCAGCTTCTGAGGGCTTCTGGTTTACTAAATTGGCTGTTAATCACACTTTACTAGGTAAAAAAGGTTACGCACCAGAAGAACAATTACGACAGGGAAAGGTATTTTTTAGCAGTGATTTATATTCTTTGGCGGTGACAGCTTTAGTTTTACTGACAGGAAAAGAACCGCAAAAACTATATGACAGCTATCAAGGTGTTTGGCGTTGGGGTAGAGAAATCAATGTTAGTACAAAACTAGAGTCGGTGTTAAAAAAGATGCTGGCTTATAAACCAAGCGATCGCTATCAAAACGCTGATCAAATTCTCAAAAATTTACCTTCACCATCTCTCACTCAACCGCCTGTCACCCATCTTACCAAGATTAAGACAATGGTAGTTGCCCCCGGACGCAAGGCAGCAGGCGCGATTGTCAGTAAATTACATAACAAAACTCAAGCCGTTGCCCAAAAGTTACCCTTCCCGGTTTGGTTGCGTCCTTTTGCAGTGAGTTTTGGCGGGACAGCTTTAGTGGTTTTGACTGGTGCAGGTACTTGGGCTGTAGTCAATGCCGTAGTTCGTGGTGTATCATCAATTACTTTGCCATCAATCTCCTTACCCCAAATCCCATCCTTACCCAATCCGATTGCTCAACCAGTCGGGAGTAAAACCAAAATTAGTCTGAGTGACATTCTCAGCCGTCGTCAACAATTAGAAATTCCGGAAGTATTTTTTATTCGGACGGTAGATGGCTTATTCTATGCCCAAAAACCGGAACTTAAAGGACGAAGCCTCACTTCTAAACCGGAGGATAAAGCTTTACGGGATGAGTGGCAGACTATTGCTGGGGATTTATTGAATAAAATAGAACAAGCTAACCTCAGTACCGATTCACGCCGGAATTTAGGCAGCTATACTGAGCAAGATTATCAAAGATGGAGAAGACAAGCCCGTTCTGGACAACTGGGAAAATACACAGTTAATGATCTCAATAGAGATACCAATCAAAAATTTGATCGGTTGTTTCCTGGTCAACAGCGTGGGAAACTGAATCAACAAACTTTAGGTCAAATTTGGTATGCGATCGCTGCTGATCAAGTTAATCAAGCCAAAAGCGGGAGATAGGGATTGGGGATTGGGGATTGGGGATTGGGGACTGGGGATTGGGGACTGGGGATTGGGGATTGGGGAAGCAGAGGAGCAGAGGAGCAGAGAAGTAGAGGAGAATAACTATTGCCTATTGCCTATTGCCTATTGCCTATTGCCTATATAACTAATAACTATGTATTCTCTTTATTGTTCTAAAGGACACGAAAATTCTGCGGGGAGTCGCTTTTGTCTCCAGTGTGGTGAGAAGTTGGTGGATCATCCCCAAAGTTCTGGTATTCAACCGGGGCTAACTTTAAGCGATCGCTATGTAATTGTACGTCAAGTTGGTAAGGGTGGGTTTGGACGTACCTATTTGGCTGAAGATATTAATCGTTTCCGTGAACTTTGCATTTTAAAGGAATTTTATCCTCAAGTTCAAACAGAATACGTTCTCCAAAAAGCAGAAGAATTATTTCAACGGGAAGCTAGCGTTCTGTATAAACTACAGCACCCCCAAATTCCCCGCTTTCGAGAACTGTTCCACACCAACCTCGAAGGTAAAGAATATCTATTTTTAGTTCAGGATTATGTGGAAGGGGAAACTTATAATGCCCTATTAAATGCCCGCAAACAACAGGGTTTAAGATTTACAGAAGCAGAAATTCGCCAACTTTTACAGCAAATTTTACCAGTGTTGGATTACATCCATGCTTTGGGTGTGATCCATCGGGATATTTCGCCAGATAACTTAATCCTTCGCAGTGTTGATCAATTACCAGTATTAATTGACTTTGGTGGTGTCAAACAAGTAGCAGCTGTTGTTGTTTCCCAATATTATCAACCTGGGGCAGCTGTGCCGACTCCAGCCGCCACTCTACTGGGTAAGGTAGGATTTGCGCCACCAGAACAAATGCAAACTGGCTCGGTTTATCCTCACAGTGACTTATATGCTTTGGCTGTTACCGCATTGGTTTTACTGACTGGTAAACAACCCCAAGAATTACTCGATACTTACACTCTGGCTTGGCAGTGGCGACGGGACATTAGCCTAAGTCCAATTCTAGGGCAGGTGTTAGATAAAATGCTAGCTCCTAGACCCGGCGATCGCTACCAATCAGCCCAGCAAGTTTTACAAGCACTCAACCCCACACAAACACCGATATATTATCCCGCAACTCAAGCACCAATTCCCACATCTCCACCCACAACAGCCCCCACATCCGCCACCCTGGCTGTCTCCCCCACTCCCCCATCTCCCCCTACTTCCCCCACTCCCCCACCTTCCCCACCCAAAAAATCGTGGACACCCACAAAACTTTTCTTAGCTGTAATAGCATTAGTTGGTGTTGGCGGATTAGCTTGGTGGGGATTGAATGGGAGAGGAGATGATCCCATCGTAGTTAACCCCACGCCGACACCAACTATTACCCAACCCACCAATCCCTTAGATAAATATTCGCCAGCAGAACGACGACGCAAACAAAGATTAAGCGATCGCCGTCAACAGTTAGGTATAGACTTTAATTTCTATGTGAATTTAGTGAATCAACGCTTTTGGGAGCAAAATCCCAGTTTACGGGGACGCACCCTCAGCGATGAACCAGCAGATGAAAGTTTACGGGCAGAATGGGATCAAATTGCTGCACAATTATTAGAAAAACTGGCCCCCTTGAGTACCAAAGCCAGACGACAATTAGGAACTTACACAGCCGCAGAACGCGATCGCTGGAAAGTAGAAGTTAATCAAATCAACGTTAGTAGTCGGGCTTTATATGACTTGGGTGATGCAGCTTTCTTTAATGCTTTCCCTGAACAAAAAGGTCAAGATTTTCTTAATCAACCCATCGGACAAATTTGGCACGCCTTTGTGAGTGACAAACTTAATGCACTCTTAGCTGGTAGTGCTTTACAAAGAATTGTTTTTGCTCCAGGTGCTACCAGTAAAACCGTCAGTGGTACTCTCAAACCTGCTGCGGGCAGAGCTTTTATTGCTGATCTTGGCAAAGACCAATCTTTAGATTTAAAGTTACAAGCAAATTCCAAAGTTTTGTTATCAGTTTATTCTCCTTCCGGCAAAATCGTATTTTTAGAAGATTCTCAGCAACGCAATTTATCCACTGAACTACCAGAATCAGGATTTTATGAGTTCGTTGTGGTATCTACTGCATCCACACCAGCAGATTATCAACTTAGCCTGACAGTAGAAAGTCCTACCTCACCGTCAGAACCTACATCAACGCCCACAGAAACCACCACACCCATACCCACACCCACCGAAACCCCAACCCCAGATCCGACACCAACAGTAACACCTGAATAAAGGTAGTCATATTCAAAAGCTTACGCAAATGTCAAAAATAATTTAATCTCCAAAATTAGGACTAAAGTCCTCACTACTAACCTCAAATAATTATCAGTGGAATAAGTCTGAGATAAATAAAAAACAATCGCTTTGGAATCAAGCGATTGTTTTTTATTTAATTTCTAAAACCTTTACTTTTAAGATTTTTTCTGATCTTCAAGTTCTGCTTCTACTTTGACGTTGTTAACTCCCTTCACCTCTTTAACTAATTTTTCAGCTTTTTCTAGTTCTTCTTTAGAAGCAGCCTTACCTTTAAGGGTAATTTCACCTTTGTTATTTTCTACTTCTAACTTATTTCCAGGTAAACCTTTCTGTAACTTTTTAATAACAGCATTTTTTAAATCTTGTTCAGATGTTGTGGCTGTATTATTTTGTTTATCAGTTTTGAATTTACTATCTGGAGTAGTTGTTGATTTCTCAGTAGATTTGAGAGTTTTATCTGTGGGTTTTGTAGTTTGAGTAGCTTGTTTTTCAGGCGTTTTGGCTGTTCCATTTGTAGGAATAGGCGTTTCGGAAGTATTTTTTACAGCTTCTTGACAGCCAAATGTACCAACTAATAAACAAGCACTAACTACGAAGGTAACTAGCTTTTTCATGTTTATCTCCAGATTGAATTATTGCAGCGAGTAATTGACCTGTGTATCTTGCTGAGGAGAAAGTTTAAATCAAAATAAAGTTTGAAATAGTAAATCTTAAAAGCAAGAAGCACAAGATCACTGACACTAGAAACTCTTACTACTTGTAAAGGCTAAAATCCGCTAGCCACTTTTTAAAAGTGTCCACTCAATTTTTATTACACTTACATATATTTGGCGTTGCGGTAGTCCATAGTTAAAAGTAATACTAATCACTATAGGAATCCGCTTTGATTACTGTTCGTGTAACGTGGCGTAGCCAAATTATTTGCGTAGGGAGGGAACAGGGAACAGGGAACAGGGAAGAAGAAATAAAAGTGTTAGGCAGCGAGGCTGGTATTGTCACAGGGGAAATTGCGCCTATTTTGTTCGGTTATACGACTGTTATTAGAGCGTAAATGACTATAACCTCTAAAGTAGTAGTGAAACTTTAAATCTCAAAGCTGCTAATCGCTCTTGAACCAAGGGGTGAAAGTCTGTGTACGAATGGATATTGCCAAGTCTGAGTGAAGTGCTAGCCGAAAGTCAATCAACTTTGGCTGAATGCTCAGTCACCAAAGCAGAGCAGCAATGGCGGATGAGTTTAGCAGCGACAGAACAGCTGCTAATTAATACGTTAGCCACTGCCGCAATTGATGCAGTCCCTGGATTGGTTTTGGCTGCACCAGCACCCCTATTTAGTCAGCCAATATTAACTCAAAAGTTGCAAAAAGTAACTTTTACAGCCAAACCATTTAACCCCTTGGCGTTAATGCCGTTTCAAATGCCAAGTGCGATCGCTATTTCGGAAGCAGCAAATACTCCTGGCGAGTCGGTACTACCTTTACTACCAGCTGATCCCTTAGCATCAGAGCAGTTTTGTCTGGTATTTACAAATAAATTTAGCTTAGTGTTGGTTTTAGCAACCCACCCAGACGGACAAAAAACCTTTTCATTTTCCTTTGAACCAGAGATAGTACAACAAGCATGGCGATCGCTAGGTGCGCGAGTCATGCTCACTAATCCCGATTTTTTTACTGAATTGGACGCACTGGTACAAAACTATCCCGTAGTTGCACCAGATTACCGTACTTTGCTTCAATTTAGTCAGTTGTTGCTCCAAGCCGTACCAGAATCAGAAGCGATTAAAGAAGACTTCTCCCAGTACCCAATTTCCCATCCCCCATCCCCAATTCCCAATCCCCAATGTCCACTCCCCAATCACTCCACCCCAAACCCTGATGTAGAATTACTCCAAGCCTTTGCTCACGAAGTCCGCACTCCACTAACAACTATTCGCACCATGACTCGCCTATTACTCAAGCGGCGAGATTTGCCAGCCAATGTGATCAATCGCTTAGAAATTATCGATCACGAGTGTACTGAGCAAATTGATCGCATGGAGTTGTTATTTAAGGCAGCAGAATTAGAAACTTGTACCTCAAGCAAGGCTGCTAACACCTACTTGACTGCAATGTCTCTAGATCAGGTGCTACAACAAAGCATTCCTCGTTGGCAACAAGCTGCACAACGTCGCAATCTAACTTTAGATGTGGTTTTACCGCAGCAATTGCCTACGGTAGTGAGTAATCCAGCCATGTTAGATCGGGTACTCACGGGTTTGATGGAAAACTTCACCCGCAGTTTGCCAGCTGGTAGCCATATTCAAGTTCAAGTCATTCCCGCCGGAGATCAATTGAAGTTACAACTGTCGCCTCAAACTCTCTGTCAAGAGACAAATAAAGTTAGCGCACCTGCAACTCCTCCCATCCGTAAAGCCCTCGGTCAGTTGCTGATGTTCCAACCAGAAACAGGTACTATTAGTTTAAATATTGCTGCTACTAAACACCTATTTCAAGCGATCGGCGGTAAGTTAATTGTCCGTCAGCGTTCACAATATGGGGAAGTTTTGACTATTTTCTTACCCTTGGAAGTGAGGGGTTAGAGATGGGGGCAGGGGAGCAGAGGAGCAGAGGGGCAGAGGGGCAGGGGAGAATAATTATTGACTATTGCTTACTTCTAGGATGAAATTCTACGGTTTTTTCTAATATTTTAATGTCGTAGTTATCAAAAAAGTCGTGACCTAGTAATCCAATGGGTGCTTGAGGTGCGATCGCTACTTCTACGTTGTTAGCTATAGCTCCACCTGCTGTCATCAAATTTACTGTCCCTGTGGGGAATTGAATTAGGCTACCGTCAGCAATTTGTGCTGCCATTACTCCTGTAGGTTTGATTTGTAAAGCATTTGCTATTCCCATAGTAATTACAGTATTGTTAGCACCCGTATCAACAATCATCTCAAAGGTTTTTTTGTTATTAAAGGTGACATCAATTACAGGAGTTCTACCCAGGCGGCGCTTGATAGGAACTCGAAACACTTTTTTTTCTGGTTCTGGAAATTTCTTGATCTCACTGGAATTATGACAAAGCTTATCTAACTTAATCGTTCTCCCAGAGGCGGTAATCATAAAACAGTCGCCTGGAGATTGAGCAGTAGTACGATGGGATAATGCTAAAAACATTAGCATTGATATGGCTATAATTCCAGCTAAATTAATACTTGCAATCCTGCACTTAACCATATTTTTCATATTCTTTATTTCTCCAATGTTTTCTATAAATTTGAGGATAAAAATACTAATTTTTTAAAAAATAGAAAATTTTTACATCATTATTAGCTTGTGTATATTACTTCTTCAATTACTTAAATATTTCAGGTTAAATACCTAATTGTTTTAGGTATTTACTTGATACTAATAAATATAAGCAATAGTAAATTATGGTTTATTTATATATATTACAGTAGATTTACTGACAACAAATAAAGTTTAAGTAAAGACTAAATAAAACTACTAAAAGCAAATAAGATTTTGATTAATCTAAGAATTTTGCTATTTTAATTACAGTTTTTTGCGGCATATATAGCAGTTGCGATCGCATTGTTCACTGCCATATCCTTTTGAGATAAGATAACTTCTTCAGTAATAGTGCGTTGCGCCACTACACCACAAACAGCCGCAGCTGCAAAGCCATAGACTCCAGCCATTTTAAACAGTGTGCCGCATTCCATCTCGTAGTTCAAAATATTTAAACGCTGATATTCTCTGGTGATACCATGCAGCGATCGCATTAAATAAGGGTTAGCAGAATCGGTACGTTCTTGCCCTTCATAAAAAGTATCTACCGAAGCCGTAATTCCCATGTAATACTCAACCTTTAATGCTTGCGCCGCCTTCACCAAAGCTACAGTCAGAAACGGATCGGCGGTGGCTGGATATTCCACAGGAGCAATATCATTGGCTGCACCTTGACGACATAATGCCGCACTACTAATAACTATGCTACCGACTGGTATATGAGACTGGATGGAGCCACAAGTGCCTATGCGGATAATTTTTTTAATACCTACCTGCACTAACTCATTCACCACAATACTTAAGGAAGGCGCACCCATACCACTGGTAGCAGATAAAATTGGGCAACCATTGGGTAAGTATCCTAAATAGCTATTCAGTCCCCGATGCTCTGAAAGTAGGCAGACATCCTGTAAATAAGTGTGAGCGATCAAACGCGCCCGTTCCGGATCGCCAGATAATACAGCCATACTAGGAGGTGAAGCTCCCAGATCATCTGGACTAAAACCAATGTGATAGAAGTATTTACTAGCCAATGTCTAATTACTCCAAACCCATTCTATTTAGTAGAAGTAGGGGAAGTAGGGGAAGTAGGGGAAGAAAAACCCAGTCCCCAGTCCCCAGCCCCCAATCCCCAATCCCTCACTCTGGTAAATCAAACAATACTGTAGTCATGTAATTTTCTGCCCATTCGGAACCGAAGGCTTTTTCTAGTACCCGGCGGGTTTTATCGTTCTGTTGCTGTTTGGTGCAGTAATTGCGTTGTCCGGCGAGAATTTGCTGCATCTTTTCAGACTCAACAGGACTAGATGCGATCGCTGCTTGGCAATGAATTTGTAAAAACTCCCCCACCCGTCCTAAAAACATAGTTTCTTCGTCGGGAGAACTGGGACGCACAAACAGACAAAAATCTGAGAAAATTTTTCCCCATTCTGGTAATTCACGAGGTTGTGAAAAGTCTAGAGATGGAAGAGATGACAATTGAGTGTCATAGGTTGCTGGTAAAATCCGCTCTGGGTTCACAGGAGACAAGTCTGCGATCGCGGCACTAATTTGACCTCTACCCCCCACTAAATCACACCCAAACATCGGTAAGTCATATTCTGGACGGGGAAACATCACACAATGCAAAATGTCCAACATATTTCCCACCCTAGCCAGTTCCAAGTGCATTTTCCGAAACTGGGGTGTTTGATAGCAGCGATTTTCAATGATGAGTTTTTCACCTTCTAGCCTTCCTTCCACATACCCCAACTCAGCAGGCAAGTGATAAGGTGACAAATCCAGATTTTGATGCCAAACCGCTTCAATACAGTCAGCTAGTTGGCGAATTAGGGGATGTTGTTGCTCTCGTAGCGAGGGCATGGAAGTTAATGACATAATCTATCTGACAATGCTATCTAGATGTCAGTCTACGGCCTGCCATGCTCATTCTGTTATGGCTTGCAATATAAGCAAACATTTAGGACTTGGGGCAGGGGGTAGGGTGCGTCAGTGAGAGAAAACCTAGCTGTACCAAGAAATTATTTATACTGACGCACCCTACATTGTGGATATTTTTTTATCTGGAATTCTTTAAATTCATCCAATAGGCAGACTGACATAGTAAAGATGTCGCCTCGTTAGTCAGAGGACATTTAATCTTTCGCTTTTTACAATCAAACAACGGTAGCAAAAAGTTAAGTAACACTCAGGCATTAAAACCTACCTGGAGGTAATATGCAACACGATGAGTTTATCGGACAGGTACAACATCGCGCACATCTCAGTTCAAGGGGTGATGCTGAAGTTGCAACTCGTGCTACTTTAGAAACATTAGCCGAACGCATAGCTGGCAACGAACCTCTCAATGCTGCGGCTCAACTACCAAAAGGCATTGCCCAATATCTGCAACACCAATATGCAGGTGCTGGTACACGCTTCTCTCTAGATGAGTTTTTTCAGCGAGTTAGCCTTTTAGAAGATGTAGACCTGCCAAAAGCGGTGCATCATGCCCGTACAGTCATAGAAGTATTGACAGAAGCTATTAGTCCAGGGGAAATCAACGATATTCGTTCCCAATTACCATCAGAATTTGACCCGTTGTTTGAGTCAGGAAGTCAAGGAAAAATGTGCGTCAACACTTAACCAGTAATTGTGATTTTGCAGGAGCGTGACACCATGCTATTTAAAGACCGCACAGCCGCAGGCCAAGCTCTGGCTAGTCACTTAGCAGATTATGCTAACCAGTCAGATGTGCTAGTATTAGCCCTACCTAGGGGTGGTGTTCCCGTTGCCTTTGAAGTTGCTAAAGCCTTAAATGCACCCTTGGATGTCTTGATAGTACGTAAACTTGGCGTACCTGATAATACAGAACTGGCAATGGGAGCGATAGCTTCCGGTGGTGTCCGCATCATTAATCAACAAATTGTTACTGAAGTTAATATTCCTGATGAAGTAATTGCCAGAGTTGCAGCCCAAGAACAACG carries:
- a CDS encoding serine/threonine-protein kinase, translating into MYSLYCSKGHENSAGSRFCLQCGEKLVDHPQSSGIQPGLTLSDRYVIVRQVGKGGFGRTYLAEDINRFRELCILKEFYPQVQTEYVLQKAEELFQREASVLYKLQHPQIPRFRELFHTNLEGKEYLFLVQDYVEGETYNALLNARKQQGLRFTEAEIRQLLQQILPVLDYIHALGVIHRDISPDNLILRSVDQLPVLIDFGGVKQVAAVVVSQYYQPGAAVPTPAATLLGKVGFAPPEQMQTGSVYPHSDLYALAVTALVLLTGKQPQELLDTYTLAWQWRRDISLSPILGQVLDKMLAPRPGDRYQSAQQVLQALNPTQTPIYYPATQAPIPTSPPTTAPTSATLAVSPTPPSPPTSPTPPPSPPKKSWTPTKLFLAVIALVGVGGLAWWGLNGRGDDPIVVNPTPTPTITQPTNPLDKYSPAERRRKQRLSDRRQQLGIDFNFYVNLVNQRFWEQNPSLRGRTLSDEPADESLRAEWDQIAAQLLEKLAPLSTKARRQLGTYTAAERDRWKVEVNQINVSSRALYDLGDAAFFNAFPEQKGQDFLNQPIGQIWHAFVSDKLNALLAGSALQRIVFAPGATSKTVSGTLKPAAGRAFIADLGKDQSLDLKLQANSKVLLSVYSPSGKIVFLEDSQQRNLSTELPESGFYEFVVVSTASTPADYQLSLTVESPTSPSEPTSTPTETTTPIPTPTETPTPDPTPTVTPE
- a CDS encoding BON domain-containing protein, with the protein product MKKLVTFVVSACLLVGTFGCQEAVKNTSETPIPTNGTAKTPEKQATQTTKPTDKTLKSTEKSTTTPDSKFKTDKQNNTATTSEQDLKNAVIKKLQKGLPGNKLEVENNKGEITLKGKAASKEELEKAEKLVKEVKGVNNVKVEAELEDQKKS
- a CDS encoding sensor histidine kinase, whose product is MYEWILPSLSEVLAESQSTLAECSVTKAEQQWRMSLAATEQLLINTLATAAIDAVPGLVLAAPAPLFSQPILTQKLQKVTFTAKPFNPLALMPFQMPSAIAISEAANTPGESVLPLLPADPLASEQFCLVFTNKFSLVLVLATHPDGQKTFSFSFEPEIVQQAWRSLGARVMLTNPDFFTELDALVQNYPVVAPDYRTLLQFSQLLLQAVPESEAIKEDFSQYPISHPPSPIPNPQCPLPNHSTPNPDVELLQAFAHEVRTPLTTIRTMTRLLLKRRDLPANVINRLEIIDHECTEQIDRMELLFKAAELETCTSSKAANTYLTAMSLDQVLQQSIPRWQQAAQRRNLTLDVVLPQQLPTVVSNPAMLDRVLTGLMENFTRSLPAGSHIQVQVIPAGDQLKLQLSPQTLCQETNKVSAPATPPIRKALGQLLMFQPETGTISLNIAATKHLFQAIGGKLIVRQRSQYGEVLTIFLPLEVRG
- a CDS encoding retropepsin-like aspartic protease family protein, producing the protein MKNMVKCRIASINLAGIIAISMLMFLALSHRTTAQSPGDCFMITASGRTIKLDKLCHNSSEIKKFPEPEKKVFRVPIKRRLGRTPVIDVTFNNKKTFEMIVDTGANNTVITMGIANALQIKPTGVMAAQIADGSLIQFPTGTVNLMTAGGAIANNVEVAIAPQAPIGLLGHDFFDNYDIKILEKTVEFHPRSKQ
- a CDS encoding nucleoside phosphorylase; the encoded protein is MASKYFYHIGFSPDDLGASPPSMAVLSGDPERARLIAHTYLQDVCLLSEHRGLNSYLGYLPNGCPILSATSGMGAPSLSIVVNELVQVGIKKIIRIGTCGSIQSHIPVGSIVISSAALCRQGAANDIAPVEYPATADPFLTVALVKAAQALKVEYYMGITASVDTFYEGQERTDSANPYLMRSLHGITREYQRLNILNYEMECGTLFKMAGVYGFAAAAVCGVVAQRTITEEVILSQKDMAVNNAIATAIYAAKNCN
- a CDS encoding phycocyanobilin:ferredoxin oxidoreductase, which gives rise to MSLTSMPSLREQQHPLIRQLADCIEAVWHQNLDLSPYHLPAELGYVEGRLEGEKLIIENRCYQTPQFRKMHLELARVGNMLDILHCVMFPRPEYDLPMFGCDLVGGRGQISAAIADLSPVNPERILPATYDTQLSSLPSLDFSQPRELPEWGKIFSDFCLFVRPSSPDEETMFLGRVGEFLQIHCQAAIASSPVESEKMQQILAGQRNYCTKQQQNDKTRRVLEKAFGSEWAENYMTTVLFDLPE
- a CDS encoding DUF2267 domain-containing protein, whose amino-acid sequence is MQHDEFIGQVQHRAHLSSRGDAEVATRATLETLAERIAGNEPLNAAAQLPKGIAQYLQHQYAGAGTRFSLDEFFQRVSLLEDVDLPKAVHHARTVIEVLTEAISPGEINDIRSQLPSEFDPLFESGSQGKMCVNT